Below is a genomic region from Thunnus thynnus chromosome 22, fThuThy2.1, whole genome shotgun sequence.
CTGCTTGGATGTTTTCTTTAAGACAATAAATGGCTCATTATGTTTTTCTCACAGCCTCTCTGACTGTGAGTCCCAGCAGCTCTCAGATGTTTCAAAATGAGTTTGTCTCTCTGAGCTGTGAGGAGAACGACAGCTCTGCTGGATGGACTCTGAGGAGGAACACAACCACAGAAACCAGAGCTGAGTGTGACGACTGGGGAGAAACAGCTGGTTCTATGTGTAACCTCAGCTACATAGCCATTATAGACAGTGGAGTTTACTGGTGTGAGTCCAGAGAGGGAGCAACCAGTAACAGCATCAACATCACTGTCACTGGtaagatcagactgtggagttAGTATTGATGAAGCTGagtgtaaatgatgaaatgctgtagtttgtctctgtgttcagATGGATCAGTGATCCTGCAGAGTCCTGTCCTccctgtgatggagggagatgatgtcactctgcactgtaaaacaaagacCAACCTCCCAGCTGATTTCTATAAAGATGGCTCCCCCATCAGGACTGAgcctgcaggtcacatgaccatcCACCATGTTTCCAAGTCTGATGAAGGCCTCTACAAGTGTCACATCAGCAGTCATGGAGAGTCTCCACCCAGCTGGATCACTGTCACAGGTGAGGAAGTCAAAGacaaatcaagtcaagtcagcagtgatgtcacagtgtaccaACACACCCTGGAGTACACTTCTAcgtcactgcagcaaggtgagaggTTAAACCGCTGGAGGTCAGTAAAAACAAGACCTTCAGCTGCCGTCAGAGTGGGTTTTTGCACCAATAAGGAGTTTTCAGCATTGAAGATCTGGAATTTCCACCATTAGatgattcatgttttttgtttttcagtaatACATATTATGGGTGATGTGTTGATAAGAAGACTCAGATTTAGGAGCTTGAAGatacattcatttattagtAAAGtgctttttgttgtaaaatcAAATGTGGAAAACAAGTAGGTTGATGCAGTTTAGACTCCATATCAGTTTATACAATAACAATACtgagagtctgcagcatccaacattaaacttagtgaaatattgtgacaatagcgCGACTCTGTGCCATcctggcagacatcaaagctactataagtcttcaaatcttattaacagagcaatgatttccaaaatggccaccagcacatttattagagggtctgaatttagagattgagaccagaatgactggttgaaaacaatgattgactcagtatttctagagagaagttgaggcttttgaatgggagtcagttggagcagatAGCAGCTGTTGGTGGTATTTTAAGGTCCtttagagtgaagacacatattGCACATA
It encodes:
- the LOC137175208 gene encoding low affinity immunoglobulin gamma Fc region receptor II-like isoform X1 → MEETCLQQLLLLTSLLCCTTNQASLTVSPSSSQMFQNEFVSLSCEENDSSAGWTLRRNTTTETRAECDDWGETAGSMCNLSYIAIIDSGVYWCESREGATSNSINITVTDGSVILQSPVLPVMEGDDVTLHCKTKTNLPADFYKDGSPIRTEPAGHMTIHHVSKSDEGLYKCHISSHGESPPSWITVTDKPTTTTPPHPTTPHHPDVSPSPSPPPFVLLYVPPVCGLVLLVLLVLLVLLVRRCVRRKSPESDPVPVYSSERRTDDVSCEVNRTRESDRAVVYTAVKRTTDVCYGQIAISPNSRRGQTERPLESEVVYFSLRRTSTPSHQSNH
- the LOC137175208 gene encoding low affinity immunoglobulin gamma Fc region receptor II-like isoform X2, which codes for MEETCLQQLLSSLTVSPSSSQMFQNEFVSLSCEENDSSAGWTLRRNTTTETRAECDDWGETAGSMCNLSYIAIIDSGVYWCESREGATSNSINITVTDGSVILQSPVLPVMEGDDVTLHCKTKTNLPADFYKDGSPIRTEPAGHMTIHHVSKSDEGLYKCHISSHGESPPSWITVTDKPTTTTPPHPTTPHHPDVSPSPSPPPFVLLYVPPVCGLVLLVLLVLLVLLVRRCVRRKSPESDPVPVYSSERRTDDVSCEVNRTRESDRAVVYTAVKRTTDVCYGQIAISPNSRRGQTERPLESEVVYFSLRRTSTPSHQSNH
- the LOC137175208 gene encoding Fc receptor-like protein 5 isoform X4, whose amino-acid sequence is MEETCLQQLLLLTSLLCCTTNQASLTVSPSSSQMFQNEFVSLSCEENDSSAGWTLRRNTTTETRAECDDWGETAGSMCNLSYIAIIDSGVYWCESREGATSNSINITVTDGSVILQSPVLPVMEGDDVTLHCKTKTNLPADFYKDGSPIRTEPAGHMTIHHVSKSDEGLYKCHISSHGESPPSWITVTESDPVPVYSSERRTDDVSCEVNRTRESDRAVVYTAVKRTTDVCYGQIAISPNSRRGQTERPLESEVVYFSLRRTSTPSHQSNH
- the LOC137175208 gene encoding low affinity immunoglobulin gamma Fc region receptor III-like isoform X3, which encodes MFQNEFVSLSCEENDSSAGWTLRRNTTTETRAECDDWGETAGSMCNLSYIAIIDSGVYWCESREGATSNSINITVTDGSVILQSPVLPVMEGDDVTLHCKTKTNLPADFYKDGSPIRTEPAGHMTIHHVSKSDEGLYKCHISSHGESPPSWITVTDKPTTTTPPHPTTPHHPDVSPSPSPPPFVLLYVPPVCGLVLLVLLVLLVLLVRRCVRRKSPESDPVPVYSSERRTDDVSCEVNRTRESDRAVVYTAVKRTTDVCYGQIAISPNSRRGQTERPLESEVVYFSLRRTSTPSHQSNH